A single window of Pyrus communis chromosome 10, drPyrComm1.1, whole genome shotgun sequence DNA harbors:
- the LOC137747005 gene encoding chitinase 2-like: protein MAQVLQLSLLYVASVVLMFQQFCDGKLMMEYIGATGVPITFDSVPIDNEIDFHFILGFAIDADSLGKQQNGIFSPYWQSTLTPQSVAAIKKKNPNVKVMASLSGWSLGDKVLHWYNPTNPQKWVSNAVSSLGSIITTYHLDGIDIDYENFPKRGNSSSFSFCIGELITGLKKKGLISVASIAPFYTTAAPYVQLFDDYADVIDYVNHQFYTDKVTTPKGYLQAFKIRAAQFGKEKLLPAYEVDGRGIQGDAFFDALTLLQTNGFEINGVMIFSADASLKNNFHYERKSQAFLLNSTSSTN from the exons ATGGCTCAAGTACTTCAACTCTCTCTCCTTTATGTGGCATCAGTTGTCCTCATGTTTCAGCAATTTTGTG ACGGGAAGTTAATGATGGAGTACATTGGAGCCACCGGAGTTCCCATAACATTTGACTCCGTACCGATTGACAATGAGATCGACTTCCATTTCATACTCGGGTTTGCGATTGATGCAGACTCATTAGGCAAACAACAAAATGGGATATTCTCACCATATTGGCAATCTACATTAACCCCACAATCTGTTGCAGCcatcaagaaaaaaaaccctaatgtgAAAGTCATGGCAAGCCTCTCAGGTTGGAGCTTAGGTGATAAAGTCCTTCACTGGTACAATCCGACAAACCCCCAAAAATGGGTATCTAACGCTGTCTCGTCGCTCGGTTCCATAATTACCACTTACCATCTTGATGGCATTGACATAGACTACGAAAACTTCCCAAAGCGCGGTAATtcaagttctttttctttttgcatcGGCGAGCTCATCACCGGCTTGAAAAAGAAAGGGCTCATTTCCGTTGCTAGTATTGCACCGTTTTATACTACAGCTGCGCCGTATGTTCAGCTCTTTGATGACTATGCAGATGTTATAGACTATGTCAACCACCAGTTCTACACCGACAAAGTTACTACCCCGAAGGGATATCTGCAAGCCTTTAAGATTCGAGCCGCGCAATTTGGCAAGGAAAAGTTGTTGCCCGCCTATGAAGTAGATGGAAGAGGAATTCAAGGGGATGCCTTTTTTGATGCTTTGACACTGTTGCAGACAAATGGATTTGAAATTAATGGGGTCATGATCTTCTCAGCTGATGCTTCTTTGAAAAACAACTTTCACTATGAGAGAAAATCACAAGCTTTCTTGCTCAACTCTACCAGTAGTACTAACTAG
- the LOC137748562 gene encoding topless-related protein 1-like yields the protein MWPVTCPGQALNAPDDLPKNVTRTLNQGSIPMSMDFHPSQQTLLLGGITATNSYGYTVHRHPVFLQNSTISLCSLLLSASLFFQVAEKNKDVQLIDFVEIKFLAEQVEAYQENI from the exons ATGTGGCCAGTAACATGTCCAGGGCAAGCTTTGAATGCACCTGATGACTTGCCTAAGAATGTCACACGGACTTTGAATCAGGGCTCAATTCCCATGAGCATGGATTTTCATCCTTCACAGCAGACTCTACTTCTTGg CGGAATCACCGCCACCAACAGCTATGGCTACACAGTTCATCGTCATCCGGTATTCCTCCAAAATTCCACTATCTCTCTTTGTTCTCTCCTACTCAGTGCGTCTCTATTCTTCCAG GTTGCTGAGAAGAACAAAGATGTGCAATTAATAGATTTTGTTGAAATCAAGTTTTTAGCTGAGCAA GTGGAAGCCTATCAGGAAAATATCTGA